Sequence from the Paenibacillus tundrae genome:
ATTTTTTTGATAAAATTGTAGACCTTTGATGTTTCCTTCATCGACCATAACCTTGGATCTTTTGCAGCCTCTTGATGCAGCGAATTGCTCGGCTTTGAGTAACAAGCTCTGTCCGTAGCGTTTTCGCTGCTCTTTCGTGGTAACAGCCATCATATCTACGTATAGAAGTTCACCATGCATAAGAAAATGGATGAATGCGACCGCTTCTTGGTCAGGCTCCGATGAGACAACAAAGGTCATGCCCCTGTTCATTCGCAGGGGTATTTCTTTGCGAATTTTATTGATTTCACTTTCACTCATATGAGAAAGGGGAACAAGTTGAGAATCAATCAGTCTCATAATGGCAGTGTCATCCAGCTTAGATTTACGTTGCCGAATTACCATAGGGAGCCTCCTCTCTTAACCAGTCATGCTGCTTGTGTATCCTATGCCTGGAGTAAGATAAAAGGTGACTGAATGAGAGTAGTAGGTTTGGGTTACATTAGTCATTGAAGATGAAAAGTGAATGCGTTTAAAATTTTTATCAAAAACAGGTATTGACTTATCGCTCAGTAGAATCATATAATGTTCCTAACATTTAACGAGAATATTTCATCGGCTATGAAGAGGACGAAGTTTTAAGGGCTCTTTTGCTCAGAGAGTGGCTGGATCTGCTGAAACCACCACCATTATCCCTTATATACGAGCTCACCTCGGAGCTGTTTTCCTGAAAAGCATTGGATGTCACTCCAACTGGTTATTAGGGAAAATCGTATGTCTGCGTTACAGACAACAGGTATAGATAACGGATATGTCCGTTAGGACTATTGTTTTTTGTACCTGGTAAGGTCCGTTATTGCGAAATTTCGGACAAAGTTGGGTGGTACCACGGAAGCGACAACCTTTCGTCCCTCGCAAGCATGAACTTGTTTGCAGGGGATGGAAGGTTTTTTTTGTAACTTCTAATGTCAGAATGGTGTGAATTTCGAGAGGAGGATGACTAATGGGTGCTCAAATTCCAGAAGTACGGTCAACAGATGAATTACGTGAAAAATGGATGAAGCCGGAGGTCATTAGCGGTTCCGAGATTTTGCTGAGAAGCTTGTTGCTGGAAGGTGTAGATTGTGTCTTCGGTTACCCTGGGGGTGCAGTACTTTATATCTATGACGCAATGTATGGTTTCGAGGATTTCAAGCATGTATTAACTCGTCACGAACAAGGTGCCATTCATGCGGCTGACGGATATGCACGTGCGAGTGGTAAGGTAGGCGTATGTATCGCCACTTCCGGACCAGGAGCAACCAATCTGGTTACTGGAATCGCGACAGCGTATATGGACTCCGTTCCTCTCGTTGTGATTACAGGTAACGTTGTCTCCAGCCTGATCGGCTCGGATGCTTTCCAAGAAGCAGACATCACGGGTAT
This genomic interval carries:
- a CDS encoding GNAT family N-acetyltransferase; this translates as MVIRQRKSKLDDTAIMRLIDSQLVPLSHMSESEINKIRKEIPLRMNRGMTFVVSSEPDQEAVAFIHFLMHGELLYVDMMAVTTKEQRKRYGQSLLLKAEQFAASRGCKRSKVMVDEGNIKGLQFYQKNGYSTIRYIMISRCYEMEKRIGLH